The window CAGAATTGAAAACTGGTCTGTAAAGAACTTCACTAGGCTACCTAACTCATCCTTCTGTCCAGTAACACCACGTTGATATTGAGGTGTTTCTCTGACTTGCTCCTAGTGATTTGGCAAGATGATGGAAAACCACAGTCTATCTGTCATTTTCTATCTTTACGTTATCACCAGCATACTTAGAATTTTTTTGCTGGGCTGGTATCTTAACTGTATCCGGTTAAAAATCTTACGAGACAGATGGATACCACACAAACTCTTTGTATACTGTTAAAAaagttttcctttccctttgtcaAGAACAAATCTGACCACAGcaagaaaacccacaaaatattttgttaaagtttctttgtatttgtttgaAAATATATCAAACCCTCATCCCCCTTCCATGCTTTCTCTTCATGTATAGTCTTAAAATACAGGTCATATTAATCTAGAAACAACTGTGTGCTTATTTTAAAGAGTATGGAAATCAAAAGCTGATCAGAGGCCTAAGCATCTCACTAACAAGAAACAATAGCAAGCAATAAAAAGAATGTTTGTGAAGACTTCCTAGTTTTTAGAACCGTAGGACTACAAGCTTATCTTAAGAGACACAGGTGCATCACCTGAAGTCTGCAGTAAGAAATCTGCAGAAGATTTACTTTTTCTCTTCGTTTTACATAGAAGACAGTGCTTTAGATCAGTTTTCAACCTATGGGCACAGTTGATAATTTGCCGTAGCAGGCTGGTTACTTGCCAGAGGTAGGACCAGCGGGCCTACAGGGAACAAGCAAGAATGGGCTGCTGCCATTGCTGGGCCTATTCATCCAGTCGGCAACTGCTCTCGCGGTTTGCCCAGAACAGAGACAGAATCGCTCTGACTGGGAGTACGAGGACAAAACTGTGTGTGCGCATGGTGAACCTGGCAATTCCCAGAAGTTCTGGATCAGGTCTGCAACACCAGCAGTGGCTGTAATGGGAATTCAGCACAGGTCCAGTCGTATGACAGGAAGTGGCCCAGCTCTGCCATGTGCAGCAACTGGTCTGTCCAGTGGGAAATCTGGGGTTCGAGTGCTGTGTGTCACGATAGAGAACACAATAGTTCAATTACTAACTATGTCTTAAAACACGTACTAACTTGCAAATGACTATATAGTTTATAGGCTGGTAGCACTGTAACAGATCAACACCTAGAAAGAGGCCATTACACACACAAATTGGTGACAGTTTGATCTTCTGAGAACGTGACAGAAGTTGGCTTAATTTGTTTGTTCCCCCACCTCAAGGCACAACTATCCCAAGCTCTTCCAAGCTGCCTAACTTACCGTAAGAAAAACTACCCAGGTTACTGCTGTACTTTCCACTGGGGGGATTATATATTTGTCTGGCATCCCTCTTTGGTCCCGCTGAAGCTTTCTTTGGGGGTGAACTTGAGGTTGTATCTTCACTTGCTCTTTTTTgactgacagaagaaaacaaaaacaggcCATTACACCCCTGTGGTGACAGGTACAGGAATAGCAGttcagcctcaaagattaacCACTGGAAGCTAGCAGCAGCTCATGAAGATGCCCTGAATAATACTTCCAAAGAGGAAGTAAGCTAGTCTCCAGTTGATTCAGTCTATTGTATCCCTAAAGCAAGACTAAGATTATCACTCTACAGCCTTAATTCCTTCCAGGATGGGTGTTATTTCTGACTGCGAAACTTTTACATTATATACACACAAGCTTGGGATCTTTACTTTGTAAACAGCAAAAATTAAcaccactgttttctttttatatgaaaaaCTCTTACCTTGCATCTGCCTTCTGTACTGGTTTCCAGGACAGTGTAACTGTACTTTTATAAGAAGGAGGAATGTGGAAGAGATCCTATAGAGGCAAAATTGGAcagtttattttacagttaaattcACATCAATGGCACCTCAAAATTTTAGCTACCTATTGAGACTCCAGAATAACAATTACTGTCCAAcaattttaaatcctttttgaaGTCCCATAGCAGAGGGAGAAGGTGGCAGTAGCTAACTGCCTTATCTGGCTGCCTTAGTCCGTACACTTTTCTAGGAAATTCAAATGAGATTTATATTAACAGAATAGTGTCTTATAATGATGTAATATACCTTCCCTCTCTCCCTATGCACATCAAGCATCTTATAATGAGCTACAATGCCTTCCGTAGGGAGACAACCAATATCCCTATGATGGTAAAAGAGAGGCTTCTCAATACTGTGGGCAAAGTTTTTGGTTTATCGTGATGATTGAGATTGAGGGATGGAAgtgagggaaaagaggaaaaagaggaaaaggtggTTACAAGAAATCAGGGCTCTGGATGAAAGTCTCTTTCTGCAGCCCACCTCTCCTAGACTCTCTGGAGAAAAAGGTTCTGTATAGCCGCTTGCTTTGCCTCCTTCCTCCTTTACATCTCTCTGCCCCTCTTCAAACTATTCCTTACCCTCCCTGCCACTGCAGAAAGGGGAAACAACAAGGAAAAAGGCTCGGCCAGAATCCAGAGACCCCCAAAGCAAGGTCTTCTGCTCCTGCAGGCAACTAGTGCTGCAGAAAAGGGCCTCAACACCCTATCccgacagcagcagcagcggctAAGCAGCTTGCATCAACTGCAGATGCCTGTCTCTTCAGAAACAGTAAAGAGGCAGCAACCCTCAGCTGGCTAACACTGACTAACTTGGTAACACAGTACAACTCAGTTCAaatctattccttttttctgcACAGGTTACTCTACTCTGTGAATTTACTCCTTCATAATGTGAAGACTTACCTTGATTAAAACATTTATGTTATTGGTTATTTTCAAGGCAACCACTTTAATCTtgttctgtaaaaaaagaaacaccactgAACACCTATTCTAGCAGTTTTAAATTATGTCAACTGCATTTGAAGTCATAACATTAAACTGACTGCTCTCCCTAGTGAATTGCTATAGCAGTAGTAATAGTGAAAGGTTTGTACACTTCTGCGTTTTCATTACAAATATTCTTCGGTTTCTTGCAGTTTTACATTAACAAGTTGCTTTTAATGGTCCAGTGTACTTCCCACTAAAATTTCTTTCCCACAATATATGAAAATCTCCccttcaaaacaaaatgcagaacagtTAAGCCAAATACATAGGGATACAGCGAGTAGCTAACAGCAGAAACTAAAAGATCATCTtagcttttaaaatgcagcatcaGGTAAGATGCGGTTGCAATAGGTGTCAGCAGTATTATTTCCTTAATCTATCTGCATGCTTACAACAGACTGCAGCCCATTAACGTGTGCCAGTGGTTACTTTGGTAGGTTCAATTAGGAAAATCAGAATTCCTTCAACAACAGTTACCTCCTCTGTTTTCAAGGCTTCTCCTGTTTTTCCTTGAAGTGCTAGACGAAGCTGTCGAATATACACCTGCAACCCTCGAGCAAAATACTGTAGcctaaaaaatttaaaagcaatctGTTAATAAATTTTAGGTATTCccataaaataaaagcataagcAAAAGGGAAGCTGtcacctcatttttttccctttaggaaaAATGCTCAAAAGTCAGTCTTCTATCAATCTGATTTGTGCTTCTTCAGCACCCAGACAATAATAATTCACACTCTCTAACAGAACTTTAACACTTGCCTCTAAATCATTACCTGATTTTAAAGTCTTTCAATTTCTCTGCATTCAGCTTGGCTGTGAGGAAGTCCGGAAGTTTACGACCCAGCTGATGGAAGCTGTACAATAAACACTCCACATAACTGAACTGCAACTTGGGCTCTTCATTGCCAGCATTTTCCCCATTCTCTGCTTCCTCTGGAGGAAGGGGCATATACTCCTaatgaacagaaaggaaaaacaaatgtgtgAGACATTTATGCTGACTGACCATTCTTTTGCAGTGTTTGAACTGGAGGGTTTATTTATGCTGACAATTTAAGAAGTATCCCCCATCCCTACACTAACGTGATGAGCCGCTGCATGAAGTCCTGGTGCAGCTGGCTTGCCAACACTTATGGGACTCAAAACCTCCGACTCAGAGGAAATATCACGGTAGCAGTTACCACAGGAAGCAGCAATGTACTGCACTAATGCTTCTGAAACAGTGCTGCATTTGCTTGAAATTGTCAGTGCAGATACAGCCTTTAATGAGATCAACGTGAATCTCTCATGACTATAAAATTTGAAAAGAACAAAGCCACGAGTTTACTGGATTAAAAAATTATGCAGGTAACAGCTCTCTATCTACAAAGGCTTTGAATTGCAAAATGATGTCTGACCTTGTATCATGGACAGAGCTATCTTTGAAATAGCCACTTTAGAAAGAAGATAAATAGATTAATAGATAAAAATAACTTGctttgatgaatttttttttaagtgttttatatGAGTAAAAACTGAATTAGTCTTACCAGTAATTTATCAAACAGCTTCTTCAAATTTGATTCAAGCTTTTCCATATCACCACAAAATGAACTCATTTCAGCAAGAAGCTTCAAAACCTACACATAAGGATAGCCGGGTTTTTGCGTGTTAACTGAAAAGTACAAAGGCTTAACTTTCAACCTAAAAGGGATTATCACTTCACTATGGCTGGCACAATAGCAGTCAGCTATTACAATTAAACCCCTCCCAAACATTAGGAAAGAATACATGCCTAGTCTGTTTGTCAGGTCCTCAAACAGACACACAAGTTTGTGTGTCTAATCCCAACAAGCATCATTAGTCAACAAGTAAACAAAACTTCACCTCCCAGGTCTGCAGCACAGCTCACCTCCAAAGTGAGATTCACAGAGATCTAGCTGAAGCACTGATTAACGTTAAGCAAAATTACAGATATTAAGCCACTCCCCTAGGAGGCTAAATTAGCACAAGCCATGCAACATTCATTTCAGTAAATGctatgtgcttaaaaaaaaaattgacagtaATATAAAAATGATTACACCAATCTATTTATTCTAGCCTTGCCTCTAAAGCTCAGGACAAATGACGCATGTTTTAAGAGGCAATGCTCAGTCATGCCTCAATacagcaaaacatttattttctagtGTAGCTAGTTTTCCTCCAAGCTAAGAAATGAAAACCACTTAAGAAAAAGAgttcacaattttaaaaatagctgtctTCATCAAAGATACTTATTTTTTACGATTTGAAAGATATTTTAGCTTTGGCTTACCTCTAACTGTATATCAAGACCCTCCACTGGAGTAGTCAAAGAACTGAGGTTTGGCAGAACATGCTCACAGAAGTAAGTAACGAATCTTGTGGAATGCACATTTTTCTGCAAAAACCA of the Strix uralensis isolate ZFMK-TIS-50842 chromosome 29, bStrUra1, whole genome shotgun sequence genome contains:
- the API5 gene encoding apoptosis inhibitor 5 isoform X2; translation: MPPQGLLAPPDRRLAPGAVLGHKDAYQAILDGVKGGAKEKRLAAQFIPKFFKHFPELADSAINAQLDLCEDEDVSIRRQAIKELPQFATGDNLPRVADILTQLLQSDDSAEFNLVNNALLSIFKMDAKGTLGGLFSQILQGEDIVRERAIKFLSTKLKTLPEEVMTKEVEEFILTESKKVLEDVTGEEFVLFMKILSGLKSLQTVSGRQQLVELVAEQADLEQTFNPSDPDCVDRLLQCTRQAVPLFSKNVHSTRFVTYFCEHVLPNLSSLTTPVEGLDIQLEVLKLLAEMSSFCGDMEKLESNLKKLFDKLLEYMPLPPEEAENGENAGNEEPKLQFSYVECLLYSFHQLGRKLPDFLTAKLNAEKLKDFKIRLQYFARGLQVYIRQLRLALQGKTGEALKTEENKIKVVALKITNNINVLIKDLFHIPPSYKSTVTLSWKPVQKADASQKRASEDTTSSSPPKKASAGPKRDARQIYNPPSGKYSSNLGSFSYALEPQISHWTDQLLHMAELGHFLSYDWTCAEFPLQPLLVLQT
- the API5 gene encoding apoptosis inhibitor 5 isoform X1 → MPTVEELYRNYGILADATETAGQHKDAYQAILDGVKGGAKEKRLAAQFIPKFFKHFPELADSAINAQLDLCEDEDVSIRRQAIKELPQFATGDNLPRVADILTQLLQSDDSAEFNLVNNALLSIFKMDAKGTLGGLFSQILQGEDIVRERAIKFLSTKLKTLPEEVMTKEVEEFILTESKKVLEDVTGEEFVLFMKILSGLKSLQTVSGRQQLVELVAEQADLEQTFNPSDPDCVDRLLQCTRQAVPLFSKNVHSTRFVTYFCEHVLPNLSSLTTPVEGLDIQLEVLKLLAEMSSFCGDMEKLESNLKKLFDKLLEYMPLPPEEAENGENAGNEEPKLQFSYVECLLYSFHQLGRKLPDFLTAKLNAEKLKDFKIRLQYFARGLQVYIRQLRLALQGKTGEALKTEENKIKVVALKITNNINVLIKDLFHIPPSYKSTVTLSWKPVQKADASQKRASEDTTSSSPPKKASAGPKRDARQIYNPPSGKYSSNLGSFSYALEPQISHWTDQLLHMAELGHFLSYDWTCAEFPLQPLLVLQT
- the API5 gene encoding apoptosis inhibitor 5 isoform X4, with the translated sequence MMHKDAYQAILDGVKGGAKEKRLAAQFIPKFFKHFPELADSAINAQLDLCEDEDVSIRRQAIKELPQFATGDNLPRVADILTQLLQSDDSAEFNLVNNALLSIFKMDAKGTLGGLFSQILQGEDIVRERAIKFLSTKLKTLPEEVMTKEVEEFILTESKKVLEDVTGEEFVLFMKILSGLKSLQTVSGRQQLVELVAEQADLEQTFNPSDPDCVDRLLQCTRQAVPLFSKNVHSTRFVTYFCEHVLPNLSSLTTPVEGLDIQLEVLKLLAEMSSFCGDMEKLESNLKKLFDKLLEYMPLPPEEAENGENAGNEEPKLQFSYVECLLYSFHQLGRKLPDFLTAKLNAEKLKDFKIRLQYFARGLQVYIRQLRLALQGKTGEALKTEENKIKVVALKITNNINVLIKDLFHIPPSYKSTVTLSWKPVQKADASQKRASEDTTSSSPPKKASAGPKRDARQIYNPPSGKYSSNLGSFSYALEPQISHWTDQLLHMAELGHFLSYDWTCAEFPLQPLLVLQT